In a genomic window of Nodosilinea sp. E11:
- a CDS encoding LCP family protein produces MQPRTSEGTPRDRRQGLSKLSRKQRRWTRLLGLGVSLAVVAGISGVAGGLLAVSLSTAPLQQQLSADEAEVFSHETPMLSSGSLRLPRLTRPVNILVLGIKVLTSDVREVPPELKGLGYHALVDSFEGRSDSMLLLRFNPQTEQLVVLSLPRDTRTYVRGSLTKLNEANIYGGPALAAESVSDMLGGVAIDRYVRINVQGVEKLIDALGGVTVNVPQDMRYQDDSQHLYINLKAGEQVLDGNKALQFLRFRYDAHGDIGRVQRQQTFMRAFTEQTLNPATIARLPKILSVIQSNVDTNLTVEELLALVGYGAQINRSNVKMLMLPGTFSNPRDFSLSYWLPNHSEIDGLVDQYFGYGTQRVATRSPSRVRIAIQDSTGDPVAVETLTQALRDHGYADLRIDRPLNQPLPMSRVVAQRGDGATAELVHRLLGIGEVRVESTGVLNSDITIQLGEDWVQGLGESL; encoded by the coding sequence ATGCAACCCCGAACCTCCGAGGGAACGCCGCGCGATCGCCGCCAAGGGCTCTCTAAACTGTCTAGGAAGCAGCGGCGATGGACTCGGCTGCTGGGGTTAGGCGTTTCTCTAGCGGTGGTGGCTGGCATCTCTGGGGTGGCTGGCGGCCTGTTGGCGGTATCGCTGTCGACAGCGCCGCTTCAGCAGCAGCTCAGTGCCGACGAAGCAGAGGTATTTAGCCATGAAACGCCAATGCTGTCTTCAGGCAGTCTGCGCCTGCCGCGCCTGACCCGCCCAGTCAACATTTTGGTGTTGGGCATTAAGGTGCTGACCTCCGATGTCAGAGAGGTGCCGCCTGAGCTCAAAGGGCTGGGCTATCACGCCCTAGTCGATTCCTTTGAAGGCCGGTCAGACTCGATGCTGCTGCTGCGCTTTAACCCGCAAACCGAGCAGTTGGTGGTGCTGTCGCTGCCCCGCGATACCCGCACCTATGTGCGCGGTAGTCTGACCAAACTCAATGAGGCCAACATCTATGGTGGTCCGGCCCTGGCGGCAGAGTCGGTCAGTGACATGCTCGGCGGCGTGGCGATCGATCGCTACGTGCGGATCAACGTGCAGGGGGTCGAAAAGCTGATCGATGCCCTGGGCGGGGTGACGGTGAATGTGCCCCAAGACATGCGGTATCAAGACGATAGCCAGCACCTCTACATCAACCTCAAAGCGGGCGAACAAGTCCTGGATGGCAATAAGGCACTCCAGTTTTTGCGGTTTCGCTACGATGCCCATGGTGACATTGGTCGCGTGCAGCGCCAGCAGACGTTTATGCGCGCGTTTACCGAACAGACGCTCAATCCGGCCACGATCGCCCGGCTGCCCAAGATTCTGTCGGTGATTCAGTCCAATGTCGATACCAACCTCACCGTCGAAGAACTGCTGGCGCTGGTGGGTTACGGCGCTCAAATCAATCGCTCTAACGTGAAAATGCTGATGCTGCCCGGCACCTTCAGCAACCCCCGAGATTTTTCGCTGAGCTATTGGCTGCCCAACCACAGTGAGATCGATGGCCTGGTCGATCAATATTTTGGCTATGGCACCCAGCGGGTGGCCACCCGTAGCCCCAGCCGCGTGCGCATCGCCATTCAAGACAGCACGGGTGACCCGGTGGCAGTCGAAACCCTGACCCAGGCCCTGCGCGACCACGGCTACGCTGATCTCCGCATCGATCGCCCACTCAATCAACCCCTACCCATGAGTCGGGTGGTGGCCCAGCGGGGGGATGGAGCCACCGCCGAACTGGTGCACCGGCTTTTGGGCATTGGCGAAGTGCGGGTCGAAAGTACGGGCGTGCTCAACTCTGACATCACTATTCAGCTCGGCGAAGATTGGGTCCAGGGGTTGGGCGAGTCGCTCTAG
- a CDS encoding N-acetylmuramoyl-L-alanine amidase has product MAQWVWGAAALASLGTVSMAAIARAEAPLQVVYPPNGHETTAAQIFLIGTGAADQPVLLNGEPIEGRSAAGHFAPSRSLDLGPNTFTLSQGDQTLSIAVTRLAPGPQLPDTLGFAGGSLVPSVDVAHAPGDWVCLGAIAPANATVTASLAGQTYALVPQSSQALPPNSGVLIDQTSPTAVGPTPYQRCFVAAEPGTLGQPVYSLSQNGATVTETATGTLSVMDVNAVTVVEVTVPAGVARTGPSTDYSRLTPLPQGTRARVTAREGDWLRLDYGGWIRVSETEAVAGASGVRSQIRGITSRQVPGWTEILFPLQVPVPVSIQQDTDVFTLTLHNTVPQTDTIFVTDDGLIDRFDWSPLLPDQVQYRINLKPAQQWGYKLRYEGTTLVLSLKQPPTVQRDRPLAGTTILVDPGHGGDELGARGPDGTPEKTPNLDVSLLLQAALEARGARVIMTRTDDSFLGVNDRAIQIAQDQPTLALSIHYNALPDAGDAQNTAGIGAFWFHTQAHSLAQFLHDYLVAELDRPSYGVFWNNLALTRPHVAPSVLLELGFMINPDEFEWIVDPQQQARLAETLAEGVELWVRQAVGE; this is encoded by the coding sequence ATGGCGCAGTGGGTATGGGGCGCAGCGGCGCTGGCGAGTCTGGGTACGGTGAGCATGGCTGCGATCGCCCGTGCCGAGGCTCCGCTCCAGGTGGTCTACCCCCCCAATGGCCACGAGACCACGGCGGCGCAAATCTTCTTGATTGGCACGGGAGCCGCCGATCAACCGGTGCTGCTCAACGGCGAACCAATTGAGGGCCGCAGCGCAGCGGGCCACTTTGCCCCGTCGCGATCGCTAGATCTAGGCCCCAACACCTTTACCCTCAGCCAGGGCGACCAAACCCTCTCCATCGCCGTTACCCGGTTGGCCCCAGGCCCGCAGTTGCCCGATACCCTGGGCTTTGCTGGCGGCTCTCTGGTGCCCTCGGTAGATGTGGCCCACGCCCCTGGCGACTGGGTGTGCCTGGGGGCGATCGCTCCCGCCAACGCCACGGTGACGGCCTCGCTAGCGGGGCAGACCTACGCCCTGGTACCCCAGAGCAGTCAGGCTCTGCCGCCCAACTCAGGGGTGTTGATCGATCAGACCAGCCCCACCGCAGTTGGCCCCACCCCCTACCAACGCTGTTTTGTCGCAGCAGAGCCAGGCACTTTGGGCCAGCCCGTCTATAGCCTCAGCCAGAATGGAGCCACCGTTACCGAAACAGCGACCGGCACCTTGAGCGTCATGGATGTCAACGCCGTGACGGTGGTGGAAGTAACGGTGCCCGCCGGGGTAGCCCGCACCGGCCCCAGCACCGACTACTCGCGCCTCACCCCCCTGCCCCAGGGCACCCGCGCCCGCGTCACCGCCCGCGAAGGCGACTGGCTGCGCCTCGACTACGGCGGCTGGATCCGCGTCAGTGAGACAGAGGCGGTGGCCGGGGCTTCGGGGGTGCGATCGCAGATTCGCGGCATTACCTCTCGCCAGGTGCCCGGCTGGACGGAGATTCTTTTCCCCCTTCAGGTGCCCGTACCCGTCAGTATTCAGCAAGACACCGATGTCTTTACTCTCACCCTGCACAACACCGTGCCCCAGACCGACACCATCTTCGTCACCGACGATGGCCTGATCGATCGCTTCGACTGGTCGCCCCTGCTGCCCGACCAGGTGCAGTACCGCATTAATCTCAAACCCGCCCAACAGTGGGGCTACAAGCTGCGCTACGAAGGCACGACCCTGGTACTCTCCCTCAAACAGCCGCCCACAGTGCAGCGCGATCGCCCCCTGGCAGGCACCACCATTCTTGTCGACCCCGGCCACGGCGGCGACGAACTGGGTGCCCGTGGCCCCGACGGCACCCCCGAGAAGACCCCCAACCTCGATGTTTCGTTGCTGCTGCAAGCGGCCCTAGAAGCGCGGGGTGCCCGCGTGATCATGACCCGCACCGACGACAGCTTCCTTGGCGTCAACGATCGCGCCATCCAGATTGCCCAAGACCAGCCCACCCTTGCCCTCAGCATTCACTACAACGCCCTGCCCGACGCTGGCGACGCCCAAAATACCGCTGGCATTGGGGCTTTTTGGTTCCATACCCAGGCCCACAGCCTGGCCCAGTTTCTCCACGACTATCTGGTGGCCGAGCTAGACCGCCCCTCCTACGGCGTGTTTTGGAACAACCTTGCCCTCACTCGCCCCCATGTCGCCCCCTCGGTGCTGCTAGAGCTGGGCTTTATGATCAACCCCGACGAGTTTGAGTGGATTGTCGACCCGCAACAGCAGGCGAGGCTGGCCGAAACCCTGGCTGAGGGGGTAGAGCTTTGGGTGCGGCAGGCGGTGGGGGAGTAG
- the gltX gene encoding glutamate--tRNA ligase, which produces MTVRVRLAPSPTGTLHIGTARTAVFNWLYARHEGGQFILRIEDTDEERSKPEFTENILTGLKWLGMEWDEGPFFQSQRLDLYRQAIQTLLDKGLAYRAYDTPEELDAMRETQKAKNQAPRYDNRHRDLTPDQQAVYEAEGRTAVIRFKIDDSRTITWHDLVRGPVTWQASDLGGDMVVARASSASTIGQPLYNLAVVVDDIEMAITHVIRGEDHIANTAKQILLYEALGAAVPEFAHTPLILNQTGQKLSKRDGVTSISDFQKMGFVAPALVNYMTLLGWSAPDAAEQFTLAEAAQQFSFDRVNKAGAKFDWDKLDWLNSQYLHAMEPAALLDLTLPYLQAADYAIDPDADRRWLLPLVGMLAPSLTRLTDVVEQSRFFFTETVDFADDAKAQVQLDGVAAVLEGILAGLNDPAPATLDDLKALVNDVTKAQGVKKGLVMKSMRAALMGALQGPDLMESWLILRQREFDVSRLKAALALV; this is translated from the coding sequence ATGACCGTTCGTGTTCGCCTTGCTCCTAGCCCCACCGGGACGCTGCACATTGGTACCGCCCGCACCGCCGTCTTCAACTGGCTATACGCCCGCCACGAGGGTGGCCAGTTCATTCTCCGCATCGAAGACACCGACGAAGAGCGCTCCAAACCAGAATTCACCGAAAACATTCTCACCGGCCTCAAGTGGCTGGGCATGGAGTGGGACGAAGGCCCCTTCTTTCAGTCGCAGCGGCTCGATCTCTACCGCCAGGCCATTCAAACCCTGCTCGACAAGGGCTTAGCCTACCGTGCCTACGATACGCCTGAAGAACTCGACGCCATGCGCGAGACCCAAAAAGCCAAGAACCAGGCCCCCCGCTACGACAACCGCCACCGCGATCTCACCCCCGACCAGCAGGCCGTCTATGAAGCCGAGGGCCGCACCGCCGTCATTCGCTTCAAGATCGATGACAGCCGCACCATCACCTGGCACGACCTGGTGCGTGGCCCGGTCACCTGGCAGGCCAGTGACCTGGGCGGCGACATGGTAGTGGCCCGCGCCTCCTCTGCCAGCACCATTGGCCAGCCCCTCTACAACCTGGCCGTAGTGGTCGATGACATCGAGATGGCCATTACCCACGTCATTCGCGGCGAAGACCACATTGCCAATACCGCCAAGCAAATTTTGCTCTACGAAGCCCTGGGTGCTGCCGTGCCCGAATTTGCCCATACGCCGCTAATTCTCAACCAGACGGGGCAGAAGCTCTCCAAGCGCGACGGCGTGACCTCCATTTCTGACTTTCAAAAAATGGGTTTTGTGGCTCCGGCCCTGGTCAACTACATGACCCTGCTGGGCTGGTCGGCTCCCGATGCCGCCGAGCAGTTTACCCTCGCCGAAGCCGCCCAGCAGTTCAGCTTCGATCGCGTCAACAAAGCCGGGGCCAAGTTCGATTGGGACAAGCTCGACTGGCTCAACAGCCAATACCTCCACGCGATGGAGCCCGCCGCCCTGTTAGACCTGACCCTGCCCTACCTCCAAGCCGCCGACTATGCCATTGACCCTGATGCCGATCGCCGCTGGCTGCTGCCGCTGGTGGGCATGCTTGCCCCTAGCCTGACCCGGCTTACCGACGTAGTTGAGCAAAGCCGCTTTTTCTTTACCGAAACCGTCGACTTTGCCGACGATGCCAAAGCTCAGGTGCAACTCGACGGCGTCGCTGCGGTACTGGAGGGCATTCTCGCCGGGCTGAATGACCCAGCCCCTGCCACCCTGGACGATTTGAAAGCTTTGGTCAATGACGTGACCAAAGCCCAGGGGGTTAAAAAAGGACTGGTGATGAAATCGATGCGGGCTGCGTTGATGGGTGCTCTGCAAGGACCAGACCTAATGGAATCTTGGCTAATTTTGCGCCAGCGCGAGTTTGACGTGTCTCGCCTGAAGGCGGCTCTAGCGTTGGTATAA
- the ftsH2 gene encoding ATP-dependent zinc metalloprotease FtsH2 — protein sequence MKFSWRVALLWTLPLLVVGFFLWQGAFSSAPADMGRNAANTRLTYGRFLDYLDAGRVTAVDLYDGGRTAIVEAVDPDLDSRVMRWRVDLPGNSPDLVSRLRTANISLDSHPPRNDGALVGALGNLLFPLLLIGGLFFLFRRSNGSMGGPGQAMNFGKSKARFMMEAKTGIMFDDVAGIDEAKEELEEVVTFLKKPERFTSIGARIPKGVLLVGPPGTGKTLLAKAIAGEAGVPFFSISGSEFVEMFVGVGASRVRDLFKKAKENAPCIIFIDEIDAVGRQRGAGIGGGNDEREQTLNQLLTEMDGFEGNSGIIIIAATNRVDVLDSALLRPGRFDRQVMVDPPDVKGRVEILEVHARNKKLADDISLEAIARRTPGFTGADLANLLNEAAILTARRRKDAITMGEVDDAVDRVIAGMEGTPLVDSKSKRLIAYHEIGHAIIGTLVKDHDPVQKVTLIPRGQAQGLTWFTPSEEQMLISRAQLLARITGALGGRAAEDVIFGDAEVTTGAGNDLQQVSGMARQMVTRFGMSDLGPLSLESSQGEVFLGRDWLSRSEYSEEVSSRIDGQVRLIVDSCYANAKRIMEDNRALIDRLVDLLVERETIDGDEFRQIVSEYTAVPDKQQFVPQL from the coding sequence ATGAAATTTTCCTGGCGAGTAGCCTTACTGTGGACCCTGCCGCTGCTGGTAGTGGGGTTCTTTTTGTGGCAAGGAGCGTTTTCGTCGGCCCCTGCCGATATGGGGCGTAATGCGGCCAATACCCGCCTTACCTATGGTCGCTTTCTCGACTATCTCGATGCCGGTCGGGTGACCGCCGTAGACCTCTATGACGGCGGCAGAACAGCCATTGTTGAAGCCGTTGATCCTGACCTAGACAGCCGGGTGATGCGCTGGCGGGTAGACCTGCCGGGCAACTCCCCCGACCTGGTCAGCCGCCTACGTACGGCCAACATCAGCCTCGATTCTCATCCGCCCCGCAACGACGGCGCTCTGGTGGGTGCCCTGGGCAATCTGCTGTTCCCGCTGCTGTTGATTGGTGGTTTGTTCTTTTTGTTCCGCCGCTCCAATGGGTCGATGGGTGGGCCTGGTCAGGCGATGAACTTTGGTAAGTCAAAGGCCCGCTTCATGATGGAAGCCAAGACTGGCATCATGTTTGACGATGTGGCCGGTATTGACGAAGCCAAAGAAGAGCTAGAAGAAGTTGTTACCTTTTTGAAAAAGCCGGAGCGGTTCACCTCCATTGGTGCCCGCATTCCTAAAGGGGTGCTGCTGGTTGGCCCTCCTGGAACCGGTAAAACGCTCTTGGCCAAGGCGATCGCAGGCGAAGCCGGGGTTCCTTTCTTCAGCATCTCGGGTTCTGAATTTGTCGAAATGTTTGTGGGCGTGGGTGCCTCCCGCGTGCGCGACCTGTTTAAGAAAGCCAAAGAAAACGCTCCCTGCATCATCTTTATTGACGAGATTGACGCTGTGGGTCGTCAACGGGGCGCAGGCATTGGCGGCGGCAACGACGAGCGGGAGCAGACCCTCAACCAGTTGCTCACCGAGATGGATGGCTTTGAGGGCAACAGCGGCATTATCATCATCGCCGCGACTAACCGAGTCGACGTGCTTGACTCGGCCCTGCTGCGACCCGGTCGCTTTGACCGGCAGGTGATGGTTGATCCGCCCGATGTGAAGGGCCGGGTCGAAATTCTCGAAGTTCACGCTCGCAACAAAAAGTTGGCCGATGACATCTCTCTAGAGGCGATCGCCCGTCGGACGCCTGGTTTTACCGGGGCTGACCTGGCTAACCTGCTCAACGAGGCCGCCATTCTCACCGCCCGTCGCCGCAAAGATGCGATCACCATGGGTGAGGTAGATGACGCCGTAGATCGGGTGATTGCGGGTATGGAAGGCACTCCCTTAGTCGATAGCAAGAGCAAGCGACTGATTGCCTACCACGAGATTGGCCACGCCATTATTGGCACCCTGGTCAAAGATCACGATCCAGTGCAAAAAGTCACCCTAATTCCTCGGGGTCAGGCCCAGGGCTTGACCTGGTTTACCCCCAGCGAAGAGCAGATGCTGATTTCTCGGGCGCAGCTGCTGGCCCGCATTACTGGCGCTCTCGGCGGTCGCGCCGCTGAGGATGTGATCTTTGGCGACGCTGAAGTGACTACTGGGGCCGGCAATGACCTGCAACAGGTCAGCGGCATGGCTCGCCAAATGGTGACGCGCTTCGGCATGTCTGATCTGGGTCCCCTTTCCCTAGAAAGCTCCCAGGGAGAAGTGTTTCTTGGCCGCGACTGGCTGTCTCGCTCGGAGTACTCCGAAGAGGTGTCGTCTCGCATTGACGGCCAGGTTAGGTTGATTGTCGATAGCTGCTACGCCAACGCCAAGCGGATTATGGAAGATAACCGCGCCTTGATCGACCGCCTGGTAGATCTGCTGGTTGAGCGCGAAACGATCGATGGGGACGAGTTCCGCCAGATTGTCTCTGAATACACCGCCGTGCCCGACAAGCAGCAGTTTGTGCCTCAGCTTTAG
- a CDS encoding glycosyl transferase, which produces MPGPTLYLAITNHGFGHATRAAAIAATIKAMQPEVELVIATTAPQWLLNEYLPTEYEYRPVAFDIGVVQPDSLAMDLPATLAKLQAIQAHQQDTIAAEAKYLKQRGVNLVLADIPPLAPAIAHAADIPCWMVSNFGWDFIYRALGPEFAPAATWISDCFSQCDRLFRLPFHEPMSAFPVVEDVGLTGGNPRYGVDDLRQQWNLTIPRDRTVLLTFGGLSLQAIPYGRLAQFPDWQFLTFEQDAPDLPNLFKVPRQGFRPVDVMPLCSRIVSKPGFSTFSEACRLAVPIITITRDDFAEGPVLVNGMQDHSWHRVLTPDDLFHGDWQFLHQPLDPPRMAQAIAKNGNEQIAQAVITYLATAV; this is translated from the coding sequence ATGCCCGGCCCTACCCTGTATCTGGCCATCACTAACCACGGGTTTGGCCACGCCACCCGCGCTGCCGCCATTGCCGCCACAATCAAGGCTATGCAGCCGGAGGTAGAACTGGTGATTGCCACCACAGCCCCCCAGTGGTTGCTGAATGAATATCTGCCAACGGAGTACGAGTATCGCCCGGTGGCGTTTGATATTGGGGTGGTTCAGCCCGATAGCCTGGCGATGGATCTGCCCGCTACGCTGGCTAAGCTCCAAGCGATTCAGGCTCATCAGCAGGACACGATTGCCGCAGAGGCCAAGTATCTCAAGCAGCGGGGGGTAAACCTGGTGCTGGCAGATATTCCGCCGCTGGCACCGGCGATCGCCCATGCCGCCGACATTCCCTGCTGGATGGTCAGCAATTTTGGTTGGGATTTTATCTACCGCGCCTTAGGCCCAGAGTTTGCCCCCGCCGCCACCTGGATTAGTGACTGTTTTAGCCAGTGCGATCGCCTGTTTCGCCTGCCCTTCCATGAGCCCATGTCTGCCTTTCCAGTAGTAGAAGATGTTGGGCTGACCGGGGGCAACCCTCGCTACGGGGTCGATGACCTCAGGCAGCAGTGGAATTTGACCATACCCCGCGATCGCACCGTGCTGCTTACCTTTGGTGGCCTCAGCCTACAGGCGATTCCCTATGGCCGGTTGGCTCAGTTTCCCGACTGGCAATTTTTGACCTTCGAGCAAGATGCCCCTGATTTACCCAACCTCTTTAAGGTGCCGAGGCAGGGTTTTCGCCCGGTAGATGTGATGCCCCTCTGTAGCCGAATTGTCTCAAAACCAGGGTTTAGCACCTTTTCTGAAGCCTGCCGATTGGCGGTACCGATTATCACCATCACCCGCGACGACTTTGCCGAAGGCCCGGTCTTGGTCAACGGCATGCAAGATCATAGCTGGCACCGGGTGCTCACCCCAGACGATCTCTTTCACGGCGATTGGCAGTTTCTGCATCAGCCCCTCGACCCACCTCGCATGGCGCAGGCGATCGCCAAAAACGGCAACGAACAGATTGCCCAGGCTGTCATCACCTACCTGGCTACTGCTGTCTAA
- a CDS encoding SDH family Clp fold serine proteinase, whose translation MNFISLFFVFLIFSSIQPAIQRRIVESRRLNAIRNLEQQRGSRVILLIHRQESISLLGIPISRFINIEDSEQILRAIRLTPANVPIDLVLHTPGGLVLATEQIARALIRHSAKVTVFIPHYAMSGGTMLAMAADEIVMDENAVLGPVDPQLGNVAAASILKVLEAKPPEKIDDQTLITADVARKAIHQVQRFVRALLEDAIPQQKVDPANIDKIIDRLTTGQVTHDYPISVEEATEIGLPVRGGLPLEIYSLMDLYPQPMMGRPTVQYIPMPYQNPPVLPAGQGRSE comes from the coding sequence ATGAACTTCATCAGCCTGTTTTTTGTCTTTTTGATTTTTTCTTCTATTCAACCTGCCATTCAACGCCGGATCGTTGAGTCGCGTCGGTTGAATGCCATTCGTAACCTGGAGCAACAGCGGGGCAGTCGGGTGATTTTGCTGATTCACCGCCAGGAGTCGATCAGCCTGCTGGGCATTCCCATCTCCCGGTTCATCAATATTGAAGACTCTGAGCAAATTTTACGGGCCATTCGCCTGACGCCAGCCAACGTGCCCATTGACCTGGTGCTGCACACCCCAGGCGGTCTGGTGCTGGCCACCGAGCAAATTGCCCGAGCGCTGATTCGCCACAGCGCTAAGGTAACGGTGTTTATTCCCCACTACGCCATGAGCGGCGGCACGATGCTGGCCATGGCCGCCGACGAAATTGTGATGGATGAGAATGCGGTGCTGGGGCCGGTGGATCCACAGCTTGGCAACGTAGCGGCGGCCAGCATTCTCAAGGTGCTAGAGGCCAAGCCCCCCGAAAAAATTGACGACCAAACCCTAATCACCGCCGATGTGGCCCGCAAGGCGATTCACCAGGTGCAGCGGTTTGTGCGCGCCCTGCTGGAAGATGCGATCCCGCAGCAAAAGGTAGATCCGGCCAATATCGACAAAATTATCGATCGCCTCACCACCGGCCAGGTCACCCACGACTACCCCATCTCGGTGGAAGAAGCGACGGAGATCGGGCTGCCGGTCAGGGGAGGCCTACCGCTAGAAATTTATAGTTTGATGGATCTCTACCCGCAGCCAATGATGGGGCGACCCACAGTGCAGTACATTCCGATGCCGTACCAAAATCCGCCGGTATTGCCTGCGGGACAGGGGCGATCGGAATAG
- a CDS encoding DPP IV N-terminal domain-containing protein, protein MIQPSVAVLTTGLMAFSLTAGHAADLTFATPDGLFRLAPSSSDRTSLLPASDRPVNALAWSGDGQRLGVVQNYGEVYRLDSASATPELVFSSDCQRPPTLELTWQRDDETLVIEHYCPAAIAGAPGELELLLSRATGVLIPLPALSTALSTASESAPFLSPDGSQVAYVTNQHIFVAGLDGSRARRITQTPGVYGAAGSPLAWSPDGTRLAFYEGNYPFQRLNVVGVDGGDRRVLTPAADFQIYRSRLFWSPDGRYIAFYRPHNPPFSNQEIIALVNVNTGAIQDLTRPGFYDALSWAPNSQQLVLASGVQAGLQTLFRLDLVNQEFTPLTDQPLQNLLESQWSPEGDWIAFTATPPDDALGTQVLHRVRPNGTEFAPLTTTDEYVYPFVWSPTALATGTQGVSEAP, encoded by the coding sequence GTGATTCAACCTTCTGTGGCAGTGCTAACTACCGGGCTGATGGCCTTTAGCTTAACGGCAGGGCACGCGGCTGACCTTACCTTTGCTACCCCCGACGGTCTGTTTCGCCTAGCGCCGAGCAGCAGCGATCGCACCTCTCTACTGCCTGCCAGCGATCGCCCCGTCAACGCCCTGGCCTGGTCGGGCGATGGGCAGCGGTTAGGCGTGGTGCAAAACTACGGTGAGGTCTATCGCCTTGACTCAGCATCAGCAACGCCAGAACTGGTCTTTTCGAGCGACTGCCAGCGTCCACCCACCCTCGAACTCACCTGGCAGCGCGACGATGAAACCCTGGTGATTGAGCACTACTGCCCTGCGGCTATCGCCGGGGCACCGGGTGAATTAGAACTGTTGCTCAGCCGTGCCACTGGCGTGTTGATTCCCCTCCCGGCTTTATCGACTGCTCTATCGACGGCCTCAGAGTCCGCCCCCTTTCTGTCTCCCGACGGCAGCCAGGTGGCCTACGTGACTAATCAGCACATTTTTGTAGCTGGGCTAGACGGCAGCCGGGCGCGGCGCATTACCCAGACCCCTGGTGTCTACGGGGCGGCAGGTAGCCCCCTGGCTTGGTCGCCCGACGGCACTCGCTTAGCCTTTTACGAAGGCAATTATCCGTTTCAGCGCCTCAATGTGGTGGGGGTCGATGGGGGCGATCGCCGGGTGCTTACCCCAGCCGCCGACTTTCAGATCTACCGTAGCCGCTTGTTTTGGTCACCCGACGGACGCTACATCGCCTTTTATCGTCCCCACAACCCACCCTTTAGCAATCAGGAAATCATTGCCTTAGTCAACGTCAACACCGGAGCGATCCAAGACCTGACTCGCCCTGGCTTCTATGACGCCTTGAGCTGGGCACCCAACAGTCAACAGCTTGTGCTGGCCTCTGGGGTACAAGCCGGGCTGCAAACCCTATTTCGCCTCGACCTGGTCAATCAGGAGTTCACCCCCCTGACTGACCAACCCCTGCAAAACCTGCTCGAAAGCCAGTGGTCTCCCGAGGGTGATTGGATTGCCTTTACCGCCACCCCCCCGGACGATGCCCTGGGAACTCAGGTATTACACCGGGTCAGGCCCAACGGTACCGAATTCGCCCCCCTCACCACCACCGACGAATATGTTTATCCTTTCGTTTGGAGCCCGACGGCCTTAGCTACTGGAACCCAGGGGGTAAGCGAGGCTCCCTAG
- the dusA gene encoding tRNA dihydrouridine(20/20a) synthase DusA, protein MTVHPNSVGDRTQTTAIEVPISIAPMMDRTDRHYRYFMRQITRHTLLYTEMVTAQAILHGDRDHLLGFTPSETPLVLQVGGDDPAMLATCARVAADFGYDAINLNVGCPSDRVQSGNFGACLMAQPEQVAEGVAAMMAASPLPVSIKHRIGIDDCDRYEDMANFVSTVADTGCRHFTVHARKAWLQGLSPKDNRTVPPLRYSEVHRLKQEFPHLWIEINGGFTDLEAVSAQVAWVDGVMIGRAAYDHPYQFAEVDGRFFASDILPPTRQQVVEAMLPYIDHWVRQGLKLNKITRHMLMLFAGQPGSRRWKQILTAESCKAGAGVEVVHKALAAVQDQGKIQTQLGSLAYPLGSSS, encoded by the coding sequence ATGACCGTACACCCTAACTCTGTGGGCGATCGCACCCAAACCACCGCTATTGAAGTGCCGATCAGCATCGCGCCGATGATGGATCGCACCGATCGCCACTATCGTTACTTCATGCGGCAGATCACTCGCCACACCCTGCTGTACACCGAGATGGTAACGGCTCAGGCGATTCTCCACGGCGATCGCGATCATCTGCTGGGCTTTACCCCCAGCGAGACTCCCCTGGTGCTGCAAGTGGGGGGCGATGACCCGGCGATGCTGGCCACCTGCGCCCGAGTCGCCGCCGATTTTGGCTACGACGCCATTAACCTGAATGTGGGCTGCCCCAGCGATCGCGTTCAGAGCGGCAACTTTGGGGCCTGTCTGATGGCCCAGCCCGAGCAGGTGGCCGAAGGCGTTGCTGCTATGATGGCCGCTAGCCCATTGCCCGTCAGCATCAAGCATCGCATTGGCATCGACGATTGCGATCGCTATGAGGATATGGCCAATTTTGTCAGCACCGTGGCAGACACCGGCTGCCGTCACTTCACCGTTCATGCCCGCAAGGCCTGGCTTCAGGGCCTTAGCCCCAAAGACAATCGCACCGTGCCGCCCCTGCGCTACAGCGAGGTGCACCGGCTCAAGCAAGAGTTTCCCCACCTGTGGATTGAAATCAATGGTGGCTTTACCGACCTCGAGGCGGTGTCAGCCCAGGTAGCCTGGGTAGACGGCGTGATGATTGGCCGAGCCGCCTACGACCATCCCTACCAATTTGCCGAGGTAGATGGTCGATTTTTTGCCTCAGACATACTTCCCCCCACGCGGCAGCAGGTGGTTGAGGCCATGCTGCCCTACATTGACCACTGGGTGCGTCAGGGGCTTAAGCTCAACAAAATTACCCGCCATATGCTGATGCTGTTTGCGGGGCAACCCGGCAGCCGCCGCTGGAAACAGATTTTAACCGCAGAGTCGTGTAAAGCTGGGGCCGGCGTTGAGGTGGTACACAAAGCCCTAGCCGCCGTCCAAGACCAAGGCAAGATTCAAACCCAGCTAGGGAGCCTCGCTTACCCCCTGGGTTCCAGTAGCTAA